From one Candidatus Nanopelagicales bacterium genomic stretch:
- a CDS encoding MSMEG_4193 family putative phosphomutase, which yields MTTVILVRHGRTTANVDGVLAGWSPGVHLDDTGTAQAGALAERLRAVPLTHVVASPLERTLQTARPIAKGRGLKISRDRRLGECDYGDWTGRKLQKLAKDPLWPRVQAHPSAMVFPGGESMLQAQTRSVLACREWAGKSHDVAGDMAVLAVVSHGDIIKSILADALGMHLDAFQRIVVDPGSVSVIRYTALRPFVERTNDTGTDLSYLAPKPPAGHKSKKSTQRKGARSATPSANSDAAIGGGVGSGGRHG from the coding sequence GTGACGACAGTGATCCTCGTGCGCCATGGCCGAACCACCGCAAATGTTGATGGCGTACTTGCCGGCTGGTCACCGGGCGTTCACCTCGATGACACCGGGACGGCTCAGGCCGGCGCTCTGGCAGAACGCCTACGAGCTGTCCCGCTCACCCACGTGGTGGCCAGTCCGCTCGAGCGGACTCTGCAGACGGCGCGACCCATCGCGAAGGGGCGCGGGTTGAAGATCTCCCGGGATCGCCGACTCGGCGAGTGTGACTACGGCGACTGGACCGGCCGAAAGCTGCAGAAACTGGCGAAGGATCCACTCTGGCCGCGGGTTCAGGCGCACCCGTCGGCGATGGTCTTCCCAGGTGGCGAGTCGATGTTGCAAGCACAAACCCGATCCGTGCTCGCCTGCCGCGAGTGGGCCGGAAAATCCCACGATGTGGCTGGGGATATGGCAGTTCTCGCGGTCGTTTCCCACGGCGACATCATCAAGTCGATCCTGGCCGACGCGCTCGGTATGCACTTGGACGCGTTCCAGCGGATCGTCGTGGATCCGGGTTCCGTTTCGGTGATCCGCTATACCGCTCTGCGTCCATTCGTCGAGCGCACCAACGACACCGGGACTGATCTGTCATACCTGGCTCCCAAGCCTCCCGCCGGTCACAAGTCCAAGAAATCGACCCAGCGCAAGGGTGCCCGATCCGCTACGCCGAGCGCGAACTCCGACGCTGCGATTGGCGGAGGGGTCGGTTCTGGCGGGCGTCACGGCTAG